In Chloroflexota bacterium, the genomic stretch CTGAGCAGCGCGTTTGCCGGGTGGACCTTCATCTTCGACTTCGACGGCACGGTGAGCCCGGCGGACATGGGCCACGTCATCTTCGATGCGCTGGCAACCCCGGAGTGGAGGGTCATCGACGACCGTTGGATCCGGCGCGAGATTCCCACCAGCGTGCGGGCCCGCGCCCAGTTCGATCTGGTGGATCCCGACCTCAGGGCCATGCACCGGCTCATCGACCGGCAGGCGGTCGATCCCGCCTTTCCGGCGTTGGCGCGCGGCCTTCAGAGTGACGGCGCCGAAGTGCAAATCGCGAGCGACGGTTTCGGCTTCTATATCAGCCGAATGCTTGCGGCAGCCGGTCTGGCCGATCTGCCGGTGGACTCGAATCGTCTCGAGGTGCGCCGCGGCGCCATCGTGCTCGAGTTTCCCTACGAGCAGGACGGCTGCGGGCACTGCGGCATGTGCAAGGCCCTGCCGGTGCGGCGGGCAAAGGCGCGCGGGCGTCGTGCGGTGTATGTGGGAGACGGCTACTCGGACCGTTGTGCGGTGACCGAGGCCGACGTGGTCTTCGCCAAGGATAGCCTCGCGGCTCATTGCCGGGCCGAGGGCATTCCTTACCATGCCTTCGCCAGTCTTGCCGACGTTCAGGCCTGGGTGTCACACCGAACGCAGGTCGGCGAGAGCCGCCGCTGACATGACCTTCCGCGAGCTTGCCGTCATCTTCGAGCGCCTGGATGAGATCAGCGCGCGCAACGCCATGATCGACATCCTGGCGGAGGTTTACGGCACTGTTGGGCCGGATGAAGCGGCCCAGGTGACCTATCTGATTCAAGGCCGCCTGGTGCCGAAGTTCGTCGATCTCGAATTCGGCGTCGCCGGACGCCTCATGATCGAGGCGCTGGCGCAGGCGTTCGACCGGGACCACGCGGAGGTCGAGTCCGTGTCGCGAGAGACGGGCGATCTCGGCACGGCGGCGGAGCGGCTGACGAGCCACGAGGGCGGCGACCTTTCGGTGGGCGAGGTATTCGCTCGGCTGCGCGAAGTGGCCGAGGCCGAGGGACCGGGATCCCAGGAGCGCAAGGTGCAGGGCATCGCCGCCATCCTCCAGGAGCTGGACGCGCGCTCGAATCGCTACCTGCCGCGGATTCCGCTGGGTCGCCTGCGACTTGGAGTGGGCGATCCCACGGTGATGGACGCGCTCTCAGTGGCCAAGGTGGGTGACAAATCCGAGCGCAAGGTGATCGAGCGCGCCTACAACCTGACCAGCGACCTGGGATTGGTCGCCCACGACTACGTCGCCGAAGGTCGCGCCGCCATGGAAGCGGTTGACGTGCGCGTGGGCTATCCCGTGCGCATGGCCCAGGCCGAGCGTCTCTCCAGCGGCGCCGAAATCGTCGAGAAGATCGGGCGCGCGGCGGTGGAGGCCAAGTACGACGGCTTTCGGGTGCAGATTCACCGCGACGGGACCACAGTCAGCATCTACAGCCGCAACCTGGAGGACATGACGGGTATGTTTCCCGAGGTCACGGAATCCGTGCTGGCGCAGGTGCGCGCCGACCAGGCGATCTTCGAGGGCGAAGCGATGGGCGTGGACCCGGACAGCGGAGAGTTTCTGCCGTTCCAGGTCACCGTGTCACGCAAGCGCAAGCACGGAATCGAAGAAGCGGCGGCCACCATGCCCCTCACCGTGCAGGCGTTCGACGTGCTCTACGACGGCGAAGACGTGACCACGCTCCCATTCAACGAGCGCCGCCAGCGGCTGCAAGCGCTGATCGCACCCGGCGACGGCATCGTGGTGTCGGACGTGCTCGAAACCGAGGATCCGGAAGCCATCGATCGATTCTTCGGCGCGCAGGTGGACGCGGGCCTCGAAGGCGTGCTCGCCAAGCGGCTGGACGCGCCCTACGAGGCGGGCAAGCGCAACTTCAATTGGATCAAGCTCAAGCGCAGCTACTCGGCGGCGCTCAACGACACGCTCGACTGCGTGCTGATCGGCTACTGGCGCGGTCGCGGCAAGCGCGCCGCCTGGGGCATCGGGGCGCTGCTAAGCGCGGTGTGGGATCCGGAAAGCGAGACCTTCAAGACCATCGCGCGCATCGGCACCGGATACTCGGACGAGGAATGGGTCCGCATTCGCGAGATGCTGGACGCGCACGCGGTGCCCGAGCAACCGGCATCCGTGGACTCACACGTGACGCCGGACGTGTGGAGCACGCCCACCCATGTGGTCGAGGTGCTGGCCGACGAAATCACCCTGAGCCCCACCCACACCGCCGGTCGCAGCGAGACCCAGCAGGGCATGGCGCTGCGCTTCCCGCGCGTGCTGAACTTCGTGCGCGAGGACAAGGACCCCACCGACGCCACCACGGTTGCCGAAGCCAGGGCCATGTTCGAGCAGCAGACGGGCAAGGCCGGCGGAGGCTGAGGTCGTTTCGCCGCCCAAGTCCGTACGCCGTGAGACACCGGAAATGTCATTCCGAACGCAGTGAGGAATCTAAGGACGTTGTGCCTTCTCCCTGCTCCCTAGATTTCTCGCTTCGCTCGAAATGACAAGAGAGAGGCGCGAGTGCTCGGCGCCCGGTGGCCCGCGCTGCGTGCAGCGTGGGACCGGCCGCCGTTCGTGGTGAGCCTGTCGAACCATGGACGGCGCCCTTCGACTGCGCTCAGGGCGAACGGAGCCTAGTTGTGCCCGATGGCCCGCCGCCTACCCCACCGGTTCGATCACGAGCGGATGCTTCGGCTGGTAGATGCCGATCCAGGCGTCGCCCGGAACCTCGATCCGAGTCGCAATGCCCCACTCTTCCTCATGGATCGGCTCGACCAGCTTGACGCCCTTGGCTTGCAGCCTCGCCACTGTGGCATGAAGGTCGTCGCACAGCAGGTGCAACTCGTGGTCGCGGTCGCCATCCTCCGGATGCAGCCCGACCTCCGTGGGCGGCAGCGCGAAGACTAGCCATCCGTCGCCGGCGTTGACCCAGGGGAACTCGAGCACGTCGCGAAAGAAGGCCCGCGCGGCCTCGGCGTCCTTGGTGAAGATCAGTGAGTGGACTCCGATGAACATTGGTAGTTCTCCGACTCGTCGGACGGCGTTTCCATCTTGCCCGACAGATGGGGTTCGCTCCCCACGGTCTGAGTGGCATTCAAGCTAGGCTGGACCCGCACGGCGCCATGGAGCGGCAGATGTCTCTTCTTGACGGCTTTCGGCTTGACGGCCGCCGCGCGCTGGTCACCGGCGCCAGCCGTGGAATCGGGCGGTCCATTGCCGAGGCCTTCGCGGAGGCGGGCGCGGACGTGGCGCTTGCCGCGCGCACGGTGCCCGACCTCGAAACGGTTGCCGCGGCGGTCGAATCGCGCGGCCGCCGCGCGGTCGTGCTGCCGCTCGACGTGCGCGACGTGGCGGCCGTCGAAAAGGCCGTCGCCAAAGCGGCCGAAGCCTTGGGCGGCCTGGACATCCTGGTGAACAACGCGGGGGTCTACTTCCATGCGACCGTCGACGACCTCACGCCGGAGCAATTCCAACTGGTGCTCGACGTCAACCTGCGGGCCGTCGTGTTCGCCATGCAGGCGGCGCGACCGCTCATGCGGGCGGGCGGCGGCGGCGTGGTCATCAACATCAGCTCGGTTGCCGCGGAGAAAGGTTCGCCCAACGTCTACGGCGCCAGCAAGGCGGCGCTGGAGAGCTTCACCCGCAGCGCCGATCGCGATTGGGCGCTGGACAACATCCGCTGCGTGGCGATCGCGCCGGGGATGATCGACACGGACATGGAGGCGGAGTTCCTCGCCGACCCGGCGCGCATCGATCCGGTGATCGCGACCACCGCGCGCCGCCGCGTGGCCCAGCCGGACGAAGTCGCCGCCGCCGCGGTCTTTCTCGCCTCGCAAGCGGCCGACTTCATCAGCGGCGCCGTGCTCAACGTCGACGGCGGCCGCAGCGCGAACTACTAGCCGTGAACGATGCATTCTCGCTTGCCGGTCGCCGGGCGCTGATCACCGGCGCGAGCCGCGGCGTCGGTCGCGGGATCGCCCTGGCGTTCGCCGAGGCCGGCGCCGACGTGGCCCTTGCGGCGACCGACTCCCGGAAGCTGAACGATGTCGCCGCCGACGCCCGACGGTGCGGAGTTGCCACGCACCCGATCACCGTCGACCTCTCGGACGTTGATGCCGTCTTGAACATGGTCGATCAGGCGCACTCCGCTTTGGGCGGACTGGACGTGCTGGTCAACAACGCGGCGGTCCACGGCGGGGATGCCAGCACCGACACCTCGGTCGAGGAGTTCGAGCGCCTCGTGAACGTCAACCTGCGAGCGCCGGTGTTCGCGGCGCAGCGGGCGGGAACGTACATGCGGGCCGCGGGCCGCGGCGTGATCATCAACATCGGCTCGACGGCCTCGGTACGCGGCCTGGGGGTTTACGGTGCGGTCAAGGCCGGGCTCGAATCATTCACCGAGGGGCTGGCCCGAGCGTGGGGGCCCGACGGCATTCGCGTGGTGGCGATTCAGCCGGGACTCATCAGCACCGACGCGACGGCGTCCCTGGAGCAGGACCCCGAACGGCTCGAACGCTTCCTGAGCCAAACGCACTTGCGGTGCATTGGGCAACCTCGTGACGTGGCCGGCGCGGCCGTGTTTCTGGCCTCGGACGCGGCCAGCTTCATCACGGGTGTCGTGCTTCCGGTCTCGGGTGGTCGCGTCTACAAGCTCTAAACAGCCCAACCCCTATAATTCGGTTCGGTTCGCCCAACCCGATTTCCCCATGATCGACCGCGAGCAAGTGGTGCATGTCGCGGCCTTGGCGCGTCTGGCGCTGTCGGAGGCCGAGATCGACCGCATGCAGGCCGACCTGCAGCAGATCCTGCAGGCATTCGAGGCGCTCAATGCGCTAGACGTTTCCGACGTGTCTCCAACGGCGCAGGTGATTCCGCTCGCCACCGTCGAGCGACCGGATGAAACCGAGGCGCCACTCTCGCGCGACGACGTGATGCGCAACGCGCCGAGAGTCGAGCGGGACCAGATTCGCGTTCCCGCCGTGCTTCCGGAGGAGTAGCGGGCGTGCCTGACTGCCGGGCCGGCAGGGAGTCGTCGCATGGCTAACGATCTCTTCCGGCTCACCGTCACCGAAGCGGGGGACGCGCTGGCGGCCGGAGACACTTCCTCGGTCGAACTCACTCGCAGCGTGCTGGACCGCATCGACGCCGTCGACGCGCGCACCGGCGCCTATTTGCGGGTGACGGCCGATGCCGCGCTGGCTCAAGCCGAGGCGGCGGATGCTCGGCGTGCACGCGGCGACGCCGGACCGCTGCTGGGCATCCCGCTGGCGATCAAGGACGTGCTCTGCACCGACGGGGTCGCCACCACCTGCGCCTCGCGCATCCTCGAAGGCTTCGTGCCGCCGTTCGACGCCACGGTCGTCGCGCGGCTCAAGGCCGCCGGCGCCGTGCTCGTGGGAAAGACGAACATGGACGAGTTCGCCATGGGCTCGTCGAATGAAAACTCGGGGTACCACCCGGTGCGCAATCCGTGGGACCTTTCCAAGGTCCCGGGGGGATCGAGCGGCGGATCCGCGGCAGCGGTGGCGGCGGACGAGTGTCTGGCCGCGCTTGGCTCCGATACGGGCGGGAGCGTGCGGCAGCCCGCGGCGCTGTGCGGCTGCGTGGGCCTCAAGCCGACCTACGGTCGCGTGTCGCGCTACGGGCTGGTGGCGTTCGCGTCCTCGCTCGATCAGGTCGGACCGCTCACGAAATCGGTACGCGACGCCGCCGTGCTCCTCGCGGCCACTGCCGGACACGACCCGCGCGATGCCACCTCACTGCCGGAGCCGGTGCCCAACTTCGCGGCGGAGCTCGACGGCAGTGTCGAGGGACTGCGCGTGGGCGTGGCGCCCGAGTATTTCGGTGAGGGCATTGACGCGGGCGTGGCCTCGGCGGTTCAGGATGCGATTGGCGCCCTGGAAGCCAACGGCGCGGAGGTTTGCGAAATCACGCTGCCTCACACCGAGTACGCGCTGCCGGTCTACTACGTCATCGCCCCCTCCGAGGCCAGCGCGAACCTGGCTCGCTACAACGGCGTCAAATACGGGCTGTCGGACCCGCAGGCCGACGACGTGGACGAGATGATGGCCACGGTGCGCGCGCAGGGCTTCGGCGCCGAGGTCAAGCGGCGCATCATGCTTGGAACGTTTGCGCTCTCTTCCGGCTACTACGACGCCTACTACCTGCGCGCCCAAAAGGTGCGCACCCTTATCAAGCAGGACTTCGACACGGCCTTTGAGGCGGTGGACGTGATCGCCGCACCAACCTCGCCGACCGCGGCCTTCGACCTCGGTGGGCGGACCGCTGATCCGTTGGCGATGTATCGCGCCGACGTGCTCACCCTGCCCGCGTCGCTTGCGGGCCTTCCGGCCATCAGCGTGCCGTGCGGATTCGTGGACGGATTGCCGGTGGGCCTGCAGCTCATCGCGCCGCCGCTGCACGAGGTGCGCCTGCTGCGCGTGGCCGACGCCTATGAGCGACTTCGGCCGGCGACGCCGGCGCCGCGGCAGGCGGTGGAGGCATGACGATGCCCTCCGGCTACCGCGTGGTTATCGGACTCGAGACCCACGTGCAGCTCAAGACGGCCAGCAAGATGTTTTGCCGCACCAGCGCGGCGTATGCGTCCGCGCCGCCAAACACCCTGGTGTGCCCGGTATGCCTTGGCATGCCGGGCGTCCTGCCGGTGATCAATGCGGCCGCCGTCGATCTCACGATCATGACGGGGCTCGCCCTGCACAGCGAGATTCCCCCGCACGCCAAATTTGACCGGAAGAACTACGCGTATCCGGATTTGATGAAGTGGTACCAGATTTCGCAATACGACCTGCCGCTGTGCGTCGGCGGCTGGCTGGAAGTCGCGGCCAACGGCGAGACCCGGCGCATCCGCATCACCCGCGTTCACCTGGAGGAGGACACCGCCAAGCTGACGCACGTGGTCGGCGACGACGGCCAGCCGGCGAGCTTGATCGACGTGAATCGCTCCGGCGTGCCGCTGATGGAGATCGTCACCGAGCCGGACATCACCAGCGCGGAAGAGGCGATGGCCTACGGCCTCAAGCTGCGCAACATCTTGCGCTGGCTGGGCGTGTCCACGGCCAACATGCAGGACGGCGCGCTGCGGATCGACGCCAACGTGTCCGTGTGGCCGATCGGCGCCGAGGTCGGCAATACGAAGGTCGAGGTCAAGAACATGAACTCGTTCCGGGCGCTGGGCCAGGCGCTGGACTACGAGATCGAACGCCAGATAGACCTCTTGGAGCGCGGCGAGCGGCTGGAGCAGGAAACGCGGGGTTGGGACGAGAGCGACGCCCGCACCGTGTCCCAGCGCACCAAGGAATATGCCCACGACTACCGCTACTTTCCGGAGCCCGATCTGCCGCCACTCGAGATCACGCGCGAGCGCGTGCAGCGACTGACGAAGCAAATGCCGGAGCTTCCCGATGCCGTTCGGCAGCGGCTGGTGGACGAGCTTGGCGTCACTTCAGCGGACGCCGACGAGCTGATCGAGGACCGTGACCTCGCCGCCTACACCCTCGACGTCATCGAGCGTCATGCCGGAGGGGCGGCGGAGGTCGTGACGTGGGTGCTCCAGGACGTGCGACGGTTGCTCAATGCGCGGGAGCTGGGGTCCGACGGCATCCCCATTTCCGCGGCCGCGATGGCGCAGCTGTTGGCGCTGCGAGCCCAGGGCGATCTGAGCAGCACGATGGCCGGCACGGTGCTCGAGGAGATGTTCGCTACCGGGAAGTCATTGGAAGAGGTCGTGGCTGCCCGCGGCCGGCAGATCAGCGATAGCGATGCGTTGGTGGAAATCGCCCGCGAGGTCATGGCCGCCAACCCGCAAGCGGTCGCGGACTACCATGCAGGGAAAGATCGCGCAGTTCAATTCCTGATGGGCCAGGTCATGCGGCAAACACGCGGACAGGCCAATCCGGGCAAGGTGACCGAGTTGCTGCGCGCGGAGCTAAGCCGCGACCGCGGCGCGTGAGGTGGGGATGGGCGCAATGAACGCGACGCACTCGACCGCCCCCGAACCCAACGCCTTCGAAACGGCGCTGCGCCAGTATGACGAGGCGGCGGCGCTTCTCGGTCTGGATGCCGACATGCGCGAGATTCTGCGCCGCCCAAAGCGTGAGTTGGTCGTCAACTTTCCCGTGGAGATGGACGACGGCGGGATCCGCATGTTCCGCGGATATCGCGTGCACCACAACATCACGCGAGGTCCCGCCAAAGGCGGCATTCGCTATCACCCGCTGGCCGACCTCGACGAGGTGCGCGCCCTGGCCATGTGGATGACGTGGAAGTGCGCCGTCATGAATTTGCCCTACGGCGGCGCCAAGGGAGGCGTTGAGGTCGATCCGCACCAGCTCAGCCTGGCGGAGCTCGAAAACCTGACGCGACGTTATGCCAGTGAAATCTCCGTCCTCATCGGGCCGGAGTTCGACATCCCGGCGCCGGACATGGGAACCAATGCCCAGGTCATGGCGTGGATCATGGACACCATCTCCATGCACGCCGGACACTCGATTCCCGCGGTCGTCACGGGCAAGCCGGTGGCCGTCGGCGGGTCGGAGGGGCGGGCGTTGGCCACGTCACGCGGCATGCTCGAAGTGACCCTGGCGATGCTGAAGCGCGAGGGTCGCGACCCACGGGGCCTGCGGGTGGCGGTGCAAGGCGCGGGGAATGTCGGGATGGGCGCCGTGCGCCTCTTTGATGAGGCCGGATTCACCATCGTTGCCGTGAGCGACAGCGAGGGTGGAGCGATGCGCGAAGCGGGGCTCGACGTCGCGGCCGTGGTGCGTCACGGCGCCGCCGGGGGGCTGATGAAAGACCTGCCCGACGCCGACCGGATCAGCAATCGCGAGTTGCTCGAGCTCCCCGTGGACATTCTGGCGCCGGCGGCCATCGAGGGGCAGCTCACGGCCGCGAACGCGTCGCAGGTCAAGGCAGCGATGATTGTCGAAGGCGCCAACGGCCCGACGACGCCGGCGGCGGATCTGGAGTTTGCCGATCGCGGGATCACCGTCATCCCGGACATCCTGGCCAACGCCGGCGGCGTGACGGTGTCTTATTTCGAGTGGGTGCAGGACCTGCAACAGTTTTTTTGGACCGAAGCCGAGATCAACGAACGACTCGGACGCCAGATGCGCGACGCGCTGGCGAGCGTTGCCGCCACAGCCGAGGAGGCCGGGGTCACGCTGCGCCAGGCAGCCCACATGCTGGCCATA encodes the following:
- a CDS encoding extradiol dioxygenase, with translation MFIGVHSLIFTKDAEAARAFFRDVLEFPWVNAGDGWLVFALPPTEVGLHPEDGDRDHELHLLCDDLHATVARLQAKGVKLVEPIHEEEWGIATRIEVPGDAWIGIYQPKHPLVIEPVG
- a CDS encoding Glu/Leu/Phe/Val dehydrogenase, with protein sequence MNATHSTAPEPNAFETALRQYDEAAALLGLDADMREILRRPKRELVVNFPVEMDDGGIRMFRGYRVHHNITRGPAKGGIRYHPLADLDEVRALAMWMTWKCAVMNLPYGGAKGGVEVDPHQLSLAELENLTRRYASEISVLIGPEFDIPAPDMGTNAQVMAWIMDTISMHAGHSIPAVVTGKPVAVGGSEGRALATSRGMLEVTLAMLKREGRDPRGLRVAVQGAGNVGMGAVRLFDEAGFTIVAVSDSEGGAMREAGLDVAAVVRHGAAGGLMKDLPDADRISNRELLELPVDILAPAAIEGQLTAANASQVKAAMIVEGANGPTTPAADLEFADRGITVIPDILANAGGVTVSYFEWVQDLQQFFWTEAEINERLGRQMRDALASVAATAEEAGVTLRQAAHMLAISRVAEATGLRGVYP
- the gatA gene encoding Asp-tRNA(Asn)/Glu-tRNA(Gln) amidotransferase subunit GatA; translated protein: MANDLFRLTVTEAGDALAAGDTSSVELTRSVLDRIDAVDARTGAYLRVTADAALAQAEAADARRARGDAGPLLGIPLAIKDVLCTDGVATTCASRILEGFVPPFDATVVARLKAAGAVLVGKTNMDEFAMGSSNENSGYHPVRNPWDLSKVPGGSSGGSAAAVAADECLAALGSDTGGSVRQPAALCGCVGLKPTYGRVSRYGLVAFASSLDQVGPLTKSVRDAAVLLAATAGHDPRDATSLPEPVPNFAAELDGSVEGLRVGVAPEYFGEGIDAGVASAVQDAIGALEANGAEVCEITLPHTEYALPVYYVIAPSEASANLARYNGVKYGLSDPQADDVDEMMATVRAQGFGAEVKRRIMLGTFALSSGYYDAYYLRAQKVRTLIKQDFDTAFEAVDVIAAPTSPTAAFDLGGRTADPLAMYRADVLTLPASLAGLPAISVPCGFVDGLPVGLQLIAPPLHEVRLLRVADAYERLRPATPAPRQAVEA
- the gatB gene encoding Asp-tRNA(Asn)/Glu-tRNA(Gln) amidotransferase subunit GatB, yielding MTMPSGYRVVIGLETHVQLKTASKMFCRTSAAYASAPPNTLVCPVCLGMPGVLPVINAAAVDLTIMTGLALHSEIPPHAKFDRKNYAYPDLMKWYQISQYDLPLCVGGWLEVAANGETRRIRITRVHLEEDTAKLTHVVGDDGQPASLIDVNRSGVPLMEIVTEPDITSAEEAMAYGLKLRNILRWLGVSTANMQDGALRIDANVSVWPIGAEVGNTKVEVKNMNSFRALGQALDYEIERQIDLLERGERLEQETRGWDESDARTVSQRTKEYAHDYRYFPEPDLPPLEITRERVQRLTKQMPELPDAVRQRLVDELGVTSADADELIEDRDLAAYTLDVIERHAGGAAEVVTWVLQDVRRLLNARELGSDGIPISAAAMAQLLALRAQGDLSSTMAGTVLEEMFATGKSLEEVVAARGRQISDSDALVEIAREVMAANPQAVADYHAGKDRAVQFLMGQVMRQTRGQANPGKVTELLRAELSRDRGA
- a CDS encoding ATP-dependent DNA ligase: MTFRELAVIFERLDEISARNAMIDILAEVYGTVGPDEAAQVTYLIQGRLVPKFVDLEFGVAGRLMIEALAQAFDRDHAEVESVSRETGDLGTAAERLTSHEGGDLSVGEVFARLREVAEAEGPGSQERKVQGIAAILQELDARSNRYLPRIPLGRLRLGVGDPTVMDALSVAKVGDKSERKVIERAYNLTSDLGLVAHDYVAEGRAAMEAVDVRVGYPVRMAQAERLSSGAEIVEKIGRAAVEAKYDGFRVQIHRDGTTVSIYSRNLEDMTGMFPEVTESVLAQVRADQAIFEGEAMGVDPDSGEFLPFQVTVSRKRKHGIEEAAATMPLTVQAFDVLYDGEDVTTLPFNERRQRLQALIAPGDGIVVSDVLETEDPEAIDRFFGAQVDAGLEGVLAKRLDAPYEAGKRNFNWIKLKRSYSAALNDTLDCVLIGYWRGRGKRAAWGIGALLSAVWDPESETFKTIARIGTGYSDEEWVRIREMLDAHAVPEQPASVDSHVTPDVWSTPTHVVEVLADEITLSPTHTAGRSETQQGMALRFPRVLNFVREDKDPTDATTVAEARAMFEQQTGKAGGG
- a CDS encoding SDR family oxidoreductase, which codes for MNDAFSLAGRRALITGASRGVGRGIALAFAEAGADVALAATDSRKLNDVAADARRCGVATHPITVDLSDVDAVLNMVDQAHSALGGLDVLVNNAAVHGGDASTDTSVEEFERLVNVNLRAPVFAAQRAGTYMRAAGRGVIINIGSTASVRGLGVYGAVKAGLESFTEGLARAWGPDGIRVVAIQPGLISTDATASLEQDPERLERFLSQTHLRCIGQPRDVAGAAVFLASDAASFITGVVLPVSGGRVYKL
- a CDS encoding MtnX-like HAD-IB family phosphatase, with protein sequence MFDFDGTVSPADMGHVIFDALATPEWRVIDDRWIRREIPTSVRARAQFDLVDPDLRAMHRLIDRQAVDPAFPALARGLQSDGAEVQIASDGFGFYISRMLAAAGLADLPVDSNRLEVRRGAIVLEFPYEQDGCGHCGMCKALPVRRAKARGRRAVYVGDGYSDRCAVTEADVVFAKDSLAAHCRAEGIPYHAFASLADVQAWVSHRTQVGESRR
- the gatC gene encoding Asp-tRNA(Asn)/Glu-tRNA(Gln) amidotransferase subunit GatC; amino-acid sequence: MIDREQVVHVAALARLALSEAEIDRMQADLQQILQAFEALNALDVSDVSPTAQVIPLATVERPDETEAPLSRDDVMRNAPRVERDQIRVPAVLPEE
- a CDS encoding SDR family NAD(P)-dependent oxidoreductase, coding for MSLLDGFRLDGRRALVTGASRGIGRSIAEAFAEAGADVALAARTVPDLETVAAAVESRGRRAVVLPLDVRDVAAVEKAVAKAAEALGGLDILVNNAGVYFHATVDDLTPEQFQLVLDVNLRAVVFAMQAARPLMRAGGGGVVINISSVAAEKGSPNVYGASKAALESFTRSADRDWALDNIRCVAIAPGMIDTDMEAEFLADPARIDPVIATTARRRVAQPDEVAAAAVFLASQAADFISGAVLNVDGGRSANY